A single window of Senegalia massiliensis DNA harbors:
- a CDS encoding BTAD domain-containing putative transcriptional regulator, whose amino-acid sequence MFEKGEKLNHDYENDIEIFTFGDFDIRIGNKSIIEGLGRRYKILELLKFFISYKNKKLLPEIIIENLFEYNESDDLKNVLRTQIFRLRKFIEEIKRQININELLFDIEFINGYYILKISDNLKIDNDIFELSIEKANMMNLNSLKAANYYEKALKVYIGEYMGECSCGDWIIPIRNRYNRIFIHSANKLISIYKENSMFKEIADICEKVIEIQPFDETFHIYYMEALKEMGQIKHALSYYEYTTYKMYKDYDMKPSIAMKDLYRKLQIANGEKIITDLYFIEKRLKDSEVQGAMYCDLEYFKFLYNLEKRKSIRGNVDTYISLITLNHKKRTTDNLKQSRNVLKAILLKSLRKGDVITFWNEDQAIIMITEIKSEFLYLIEDRIQKQFRKYLKGNCNLEFKFNKISNSII is encoded by the coding sequence ATGTTTGAAAAGGGAGAAAAATTGAATCATGATTATGAAAATGATATAGAAATATTTACCTTTGGTGATTTTGATATTCGTATAGGTAATAAATCTATAATTGAAGGATTAGGTAGAAGATATAAGATTTTAGAATTACTTAAATTTTTCATCTCTTATAAAAACAAAAAATTGCTCCCAGAAATAATTATAGAAAATTTATTTGAATATAATGAATCTGATGATTTGAAAAATGTATTAAGAACTCAAATATTTAGACTTAGAAAGTTTATAGAAGAAATAAAAAGACAAATTAATATAAATGAATTATTATTTGATATAGAATTTATAAATGGATATTACATATTAAAGATAAGTGATAACTTAAAAATAGACAATGATATATTTGAATTAAGCATCGAAAAAGCTAATATGATGAATTTAAACTCTCTAAAAGCAGCTAATTATTATGAAAAAGCTTTAAAAGTATATATTGGTGAATATATGGGAGAATGTAGTTGTGGAGATTGGATAATACCTATTAGAAATAGATATAATAGAATATTTATTCATTCAGCAAATAAATTAATAAGTATATATAAAGAAAATAGTATGTTTAAAGAAATAGCTGATATATGTGAAAAGGTTATAGAAATACAACCATTTGATGAAACATTTCATATATATTATATGGAAGCATTAAAGGAAATGGGTCAAATTAAGCATGCTTTGAGTTATTATGAGTATACTACCTATAAAATGTATAAAGATTATGATATGAAACCTTCAATTGCAATGAAGGATTTATATAGGAAATTACAAATAGCAAATGGAGAAAAAATAATAACAGATTTATATTTTATTGAAAAAAGATTAAAGGATAGTGAGGTTCAAGGGGCTATGTATTGTGATTTAGAGTATTTCAAGTTTTTATATAATCTTGAAAAAAGAAAAAGTATACGTGGAAATGTAGACACTTATATTAGTTTAATCACTTTAAATCATAAAAAAAGAACAACAGATAATCTTAAACAATCAAGAAATGTATTGAAAGCTATTTTGTTAAAAAGTTTAAGAAAAGGTGATGTAATAACATTTTGGAATGAAGATCAAGCAATTATAATGATTACAGAAATAAAATCAGAGTTTTTATATTTAATAGAAGATAGAATACAAAAGCAGTTTAGAAAGTATTTAAAAGGTAATTGTAATTTAGAGTTTAAATTTAATAAAATTTCAAATAGCATTATATAG
- a CDS encoding vWA domain-containing protein translates to MKNFRNKGLIIYILILSLVFVNGFLPIVYGDSEEVQKEESNQKESNLEPLNKENIKNESLTQEDKSKEDPKESKPEEKLEENTKSKPEPEEKEQKKEMLKANLSLEIKTDKNSYKPWENIVYTVQVKNEGNVDLKNVIVKDSITNLNQNIKLLKIGETKEIKTIYNKFSSLERRVKVNTFIVSTKFNNESITQNKKVEVKLLKPEIIKKKNSSSAFIEEHEIEKFPKEYQKFLDELFKESIAKSSIFSALSTYRNPDPQFEDTITVDKTAESVEGCREYLVTLEIDGEIPQKPIDVILVIDRSGSMNDGSAITYAKNAAKSFSQTVLQNPNSRVALVSYAYSGSIYGWGSINDATLDTNFTNNYNLISNEINSLVANGGTNAEAGFRTARITMANNSRPEANKAIVFLTDGVPTVSIGNWYGPSEPTYINNHAQAAINEGQNSQNVARVFTVGLLNGVPAQSLGVARSVLQQAQDSGYYETFSAADLTQIYNEISENLNFIAKDAVVKDKINDNFVYVEGSLSSNEATYDENTHEITWNAGTITEKTTLTYKIKAKCSFEGGNDIPTNDWAKLNYIDVNDEEKTKDFPVPKVDVIEPLKVDLGPDLEMTGDTVNLADNIQINSGHPPYTYIWTSSSDPTWVSYDANPQVSPNEDTTYKLVLKDKYGEEGCSACIAEDEIVVKVIRGSITIEKIVINEDPSTKFSIWIDGPEEKQWALYIKEGETKTIENLKPGNYNINEIVPMNYELVGYSQQIVTISSENLHQTVTITNKRINDSWFYDDDEKPNKFKVQLEQ, encoded by the coding sequence ATGAAGAATTTTCGCAACAAAGGTTTAATTATATATATATTAATTTTATCTTTAGTATTTGTAAATGGTTTTTTACCTATAGTTTATGGTGATTCTGAAGAGGTTCAAAAGGAAGAATCAAACCAAAAAGAATCAAACTTAGAACCATTAAATAAGGAAAATATAAAAAATGAATCATTAACTCAAGAAGATAAATCTAAAGAAGATCCTAAAGAATCAAAACCAGAAGAGAAGCTAGAAGAAAATACAAAATCAAAACCAGAACCAGAAGAAAAGGAACAAAAAAAAGAAATGTTGAAAGCTAATTTATCACTTGAAATTAAGACAGATAAAAATTCATATAAGCCATGGGAAAATATAGTATATACAGTTCAAGTTAAAAATGAAGGAAATGTAGATTTGAAAAATGTAATAGTAAAGGATAGTATTACAAATTTAAATCAAAATATAAAACTATTAAAAATTGGAGAAACAAAAGAAATAAAGACCATTTATAATAAATTTTCTTCATTAGAAAGAAGAGTAAAAGTAAATACATTTATAGTAAGCACTAAATTTAATAATGAATCTATAACTCAAAATAAAAAAGTGGAAGTTAAATTATTAAAACCAGAAATAATAAAGAAAAAGAATTCTAGTTCAGCATTTATTGAAGAACATGAGATTGAAAAATTCCCTAAAGAGTATCAAAAATTTTTAGATGAGTTATTTAAAGAAAGCATTGCTAAAAGTAGTATATTTAGTGCATTATCTACTTATCGAAATCCTGATCCTCAATTTGAAGATACAATAACAGTGGATAAAACTGCTGAAAGTGTAGAAGGATGTAGAGAATATTTAGTTACATTAGAAATTGATGGTGAAATACCACAAAAACCAATAGATGTAATACTTGTAATAGATAGATCAGGAAGTATGAATGATGGTTCAGCTATAACTTATGCTAAAAATGCAGCTAAAAGTTTTTCTCAGACAGTATTACAAAATCCTAACAGTAGAGTAGCATTAGTATCGTATGCATATTCAGGAAGCATATATGGTTGGGGTAGTATAAATGATGCAACATTAGATACTAATTTTACCAATAATTATAACTTAATATCTAATGAAATCAATTCATTAGTTGCAAATGGAGGAACAAATGCGGAAGCGGGTTTTAGAACAGCTAGAATTACTATGGCTAATAATTCTAGACCAGAAGCAAATAAAGCTATAGTATTTTTAACAGATGGAGTACCTACAGTAAGTATTGGTAATTGGTATGGTCCTAGTGAACCTACTTATATAAATAATCATGCACAAGCTGCTATAAATGAAGGACAAAATTCACAAAATGTAGCTAGAGTATTTACAGTAGGATTGTTAAATGGAGTACCAGCACAAAGTTTAGGAGTTGCCAGAAGTGTATTACAACAAGCTCAAGATTCAGGATATTATGAAACTTTTTCAGCAGCAGATTTGACACAAATATACAATGAAATATCAGAAAATTTAAATTTTATTGCAAAAGATGCAGTAGTAAAAGATAAAATTAATGATAACTTTGTATATGTAGAAGGAAGTCTTTCAAGTAATGAAGCAACATATGATGAAAATACTCATGAAATTACTTGGAATGCCGGAACAATAACGGAAAAAACAACTTTAACATATAAAATAAAAGCTAAATGTTCATTTGAAGGAGGAAATGATATACCTACAAATGATTGGGCAAAATTAAATTATATAGATGTAAATGATGAAGAAAAGACTAAAGATTTTCCTGTACCTAAAGTAGATGTAATAGAACCATTAAAAGTAGATTTAGGACCAGATTTAGAAATGACAGGTGACACTGTTAATCTTGCAGATAATATTCAGATAAACTCTGGTCATCCACCATATACTTATATTTGGACTAGTAGTAGTGATCCAACATGGGTATCATATGATGCTAATCCTCAAGTAAGTCCTAATGAAGATACCACTTACAAATTAGTATTAAAAGATAAATATGGTGAAGAAGGATGTAGTGCATGTATAGCAGAGGATGAAATAGTGGTAAAGGTAATAAGGGGAAGTATAACAATAGAAAAGATAGTAATTAATGAAGACCCTAGTACCAAATTTTCTATATGGATAGATGGACCTGAAGAAAAACAATGGGCATTATATATAAAAGAAGGAGAAACGAAAACTATAGAAAATTTAAAACCAGGAAATTACAATATTAATGAAATTGTACCTATGAATTATGAATTAGTAGGTTATAGTCAGCAAATAGTTACTATAAGTTCTGAAAATCTTCATCAAACAGTTACTATAACTAATAAAAGAATTAATGATAGTTGGTTTTATGATGATGATGAAAAGCCTAATAAGTTTAAAGTTCAGCTAGAACAATAA
- a CDS encoding signal peptidase I, protein MEGHNDYKIKNIFKITENIFLYMVLVITVILIIVTVRSRFKGEQPSIFGYKIYEVQSGSMNPTINVGSLIIVKQINPKDIKTNDIITYKGSTQSLVTHRVVDIQKKEEFNFVTKGDANTTPDPLVVRGEDVFGKVIFSIPIIGYILNFLKTNIYFIISIILLIILTFIYIKKQVNKKSL, encoded by the coding sequence ATGGAGGGACATAATGACTATAAAATTAAGAATATTTTTAAAATTACAGAAAATATATTCCTTTATATGGTATTAGTTATAACTGTAATTTTGATTATAGTTACAGTGAGAAGTCGTTTTAAAGGAGAACAGCCCTCTATATTTGGATATAAAATATATGAAGTACAGAGTGGAAGCATGAATCCAACTATAAATGTGGGAAGTTTAATAATAGTAAAACAAATTAATCCTAAAGATATAAAAACAAATGACATAATAACTTATAAAGGTTCAACACAATCACTAGTAACTCATAGAGTAGTTGATATACAAAAAAAAGAAGAATTTAATTTCGTTACTAAAGGTGATGCAAATACAACTCCAGACCCATTAGTTGTAAGAGGAGAAGATGTTTTTGGAAAAGTTATATTTAGCATACCAATAATAGGATATATATTGAATTTTTTGAAGACTAATATATATTTTATTATATCAATAATTCTTTTAATAATTTTAACTTTTATTTATATAAAAAAGCAAGTTAATAAGAAGTCTTTATAG
- a CDS encoding BsaA family SipW-dependent biofilm matrix protein, translating to MKKRLIITLSLVAIAILAIGGTMAWFTSTPEAIDNTFKAGTVDIEVNENGFENITNWNPGDETNKDVTVISKGTKKTYVRVQLTPTWSNEMSIDNVELMINSNDWILHDGWYYYKYILEENEETSKLLDSVKLLGEETGNDYQGATFTLNVKAESVQASNDAYKDVWGLTSLPSGLEEY from the coding sequence ATGAAAAAAAGATTAATAATTACTTTATCATTAGTAGCTATAGCTATACTTGCAATAGGAGGAACAATGGCTTGGTTTACAAGCACACCAGAAGCAATTGATAATACTTTTAAAGCTGGAACGGTAGATATAGAAGTTAATGAAAATGGATTTGAAAATATAACTAATTGGAACCCTGGAGATGAAACAAATAAAGATGTAACTGTAATTAGTAAAGGAACTAAAAAGACTTATGTAAGAGTTCAATTAACACCTACTTGGAGTAATGAAATGTCAATAGATAATGTAGAATTAATGATAAATAGTAATGATTGGATATTACATGATGGATGGTATTATTACAAGTATATTTTAGAAGAAAATGAAGAGACAAGTAAATTATTAGATAGTGTTAAGCTTTTAGGTGAAGAGACAGGGAATGATTATCAAGGTGCAACTTTTACACTAAATGTAAAAGCAGAATCAGTTCAAGCATCAAATGATGCATATAAAGATGTTTGGGGATTGACGTCACTTCCTTCAGGATTAGAAGAATACTAA
- a CDS encoding efflux RND transporter permease subunit yields the protein MNKLIKSALFQRKFVIILVLAIIAFGVYTYFEMPKQENPEAISPVGMITTIYPGARTEEVREDITEHVENAITGIDGVEKIQSVSRDNVSLVIVQLSYEVDKEKQWEVLRSELETIELPSDVQSPSLDTDLINTTGVMLSINTSDNEINEMKNIEKLSTDIKSKLNDIEQINETNILGILEENIIIDIDLEKLRSANLTLENINDILTAQNIDIPLGGLQTKEGNISISYNKEDSIEDIKKIVLGLNPQTNAPITLGSISEIKYEYTDDTIFMHNGNSSVLITSYFDKDSNILLAEEEINDVISLFEKELDENTQIDKIIFQPEDVKNSVNDFIINLLQAIVLVLIVVFIGMGYKNAFVVSVTIPLSIMLTIISMSFLNINIQQISIAALIISLGILVDNSIVITDAIQVKLDENISIMEAVYLGTKESSIPVLTSTLTTIMAFAPLITLPGEAGEFAKSLPQVVIIALIASYIVSITVTPVLASLLLKNSHRKARNRKHFKGLLENTLLKSMKYTKTTLFIVLVLIIISGFMLVNMRLEVFPYADNNIAYIDINAEENDIAQTQQIVEDVKEVLNDRDYINEYTSSIGGPIPKFYITNPPYFKSPDLGQVMFRFNEEKIAEYKNKKYFAYELQNELNDKIEGGTATVNLLALTNPGPDIDITLSADEFKDIENVANNIKEEMNDMNSLYNITLEQPSIIEEYEIIPNKEQMSILGLTSYDIQRQVNLALNKTQIGEVNIDDESKNILLYANPNTIDELQNIPIKSPNSQQILVLKDVVEMEEDTRSEELNRFNRKPFIKITAEVNPDKSTLVEQSKVEEIIDNKKTDDIKVTFGGEKEIFRKYLSGLGIAALIALVGVYLILLLQFRSILQPLIILITVPLSVIGVVFGVFIFRLPLTFTVGLGAASLIGIVVNNAILIIEYINREREKGRSIKEACIESAKKRLRPILLSSITTVIGLIPLVLSGSSFFTPLAVGLMVGLIFSTLLTLVVIPIAYNSLVKEN from the coding sequence ATGAATAAACTTATAAAATCAGCATTATTTCAAAGAAAGTTTGTAATAATACTTGTTTTAGCAATAATAGCATTTGGAGTATATACTTATTTTGAAATGCCAAAACAAGAAAATCCAGAAGCAATTAGTCCAGTAGGTATGATCACAACAATTTATCCAGGAGCTAGGACTGAAGAAGTTAGAGAAGACATTACAGAACATGTAGAAAATGCTATTACTGGCATAGATGGTGTAGAAAAGATACAATCTGTTTCTAGAGATAATGTGTCGTTAGTAATAGTACAACTTAGCTATGAAGTAGATAAAGAAAAACAATGGGAAGTACTTCGTTCAGAACTTGAAACTATAGAATTACCAAGTGATGTTCAATCTCCCTCACTTGATACAGATCTTATAAATACAACAGGTGTAATGTTAAGTATCAATACTTCTGATAATGAAATAAACGAAATGAAAAATATTGAAAAGCTATCAACAGATATAAAATCAAAATTAAACGATATAGAGCAAATAAACGAAACTAATATATTAGGTATATTAGAAGAAAACATAATAATAGATATAGATTTAGAAAAATTAAGGTCTGCAAACCTAACTTTGGAAAATATAAACGATATTTTAACAGCCCAAAACATTGACATACCATTAGGAGGCTTACAAACAAAAGAAGGTAATATAAGCATTTCATATAATAAAGAAGATAGTATTGAAGACATAAAGAAGATAGTGTTAGGATTAAATCCACAGACAAACGCGCCTATAACTCTAGGTAGTATTTCTGAAATAAAATACGAATATACCGATGATACAATATTTATGCATAATGGAAACTCATCTGTACTTATTACATCTTATTTTGATAAAGATAGTAATATATTATTAGCAGAAGAAGAAATAAATGATGTGATTTCTCTATTTGAAAAAGAATTAGATGAAAATACTCAAATAGATAAAATAATATTTCAGCCAGAAGATGTTAAAAATTCTGTAAATGACTTTATAATAAATTTACTTCAAGCAATAGTTTTAGTACTTATAGTAGTTTTTATAGGTATGGGTTATAAAAATGCATTTGTAGTTTCAGTGACTATTCCACTTTCTATAATGCTTACTATTATATCTATGTCATTTTTAAATATTAATATACAACAAATATCTATTGCAGCACTTATTATATCCCTTGGTATATTAGTAGATAACTCAATAGTTATAACTGATGCAATACAAGTAAAATTAGATGAAAATATATCTATTATGGAAGCAGTTTATTTAGGAACTAAAGAATCAAGTATTCCAGTACTTACATCAACACTTACTACTATAATGGCATTTGCACCACTTATAACATTACCAGGTGAGGCAGGAGAGTTTGCAAAATCTTTACCACAAGTAGTTATTATAGCTTTAATTGCATCATATATAGTTTCTATAACAGTAACTCCTGTACTTGCAAGTTTACTTCTTAAAAATAGTCATAGAAAAGCAAGAAATCGAAAACATTTTAAAGGATTATTAGAAAATACACTTTTAAAAAGCATGAAATATACTAAAACTACTTTGTTTATAGTATTAGTATTAATAATTATATCAGGTTTTATGCTGGTAAACATGAGACTTGAAGTATTTCCTTATGCAGATAATAACATAGCATATATTGATATAAACGCAGAAGAAAATGATATAGCTCAAACACAACAAATTGTAGAAGACGTAAAAGAAGTATTAAATGATAGAGATTATATAAATGAATATACATCATCAATAGGAGGACCAATACCTAAATTTTATATAACAAATCCTCCGTATTTTAAATCGCCTGATTTAGGGCAAGTAATGTTTAGATTTAATGAAGAAAAAATTGCTGAATATAAAAATAAGAAGTATTTTGCATATGAACTTCAAAATGAGCTAAATGATAAAATAGAAGGTGGAACAGCGACAGTTAATTTACTTGCACTTACAAACCCAGGACCTGATATTGATATAACTCTTTCTGCCGATGAATTTAAAGATATAGAAAATGTAGCAAATAATATAAAAGAAGAAATGAATGATATGAATAGCTTATATAACATTACTTTAGAACAACCCTCTATAATAGAAGAATATGAGATTATTCCAAATAAAGAACAAATGTCAATATTAGGACTTACAAGTTATGATATACAAAGACAAGTGAACCTTGCATTGAATAAAACTCAGATTGGGGAAGTTAACATAGATGATGAAAGTAAAAATATTTTGTTGTATGCCAATCCAAATACCATAGATGAATTACAAAATATACCTATTAAATCTCCTAATAGTCAACAAATATTAGTATTAAAAGATGTAGTAGAAATGGAAGAGGATACTAGGTCAGAAGAATTAAATAGATTCAATAGAAAGCCATTTATCAAAATAACAGCTGAAGTAAACCCTGATAAATCTACTTTAGTAGAACAAAGTAAAGTTGAAGAAATAATAGATAATAAAAAAACAGATGATATTAAAGTTACATTTGGAGGAGAAAAAGAAATATTTAGAAAATATTTAAGTGGTCTTGGTATAGCTGCACTTATAGCACTTGTAGGAGTGTACCTAATATTACTTCTTCAATTTAGATCCATACTTCAACCACTTATAATACTTATAACTGTACCATTATCTGTAATAGGAGTAGTTTTTGGAGTTTTTATATTTAGACTACCTCTTACATTTACAGTAGGACTTGGAGCAGCAAGTCTTATAGGTATTGTTGTTAATAATGCAATACTAATAATAGAATATATAAATAGAGAGAGGGAGAAGGGAAGAAGTATAAAAGAAGCTTGTATAGAATCAGCGAAAAAAAGATTAAGACCAATATTATTAAGTAGTATTACAACAGTGATAGGTCTTATTCCATTAGTTTTATCTGGGAGTTCATTTTTCACACCACTAGCTGTAGGACTTATGGTAGGTCTTATATTCTCAACACTTCTTACTCTTGTTGTAATACCAATAGCATATAATAGTCTTGTAAAAGAAAATTAA